The window TGTATATGATTCCCGCCAATAAACTGGGGGAAGGCATGTGGGTGTACACCACCTTTGGTTTCACCAATCCGGATATGCCCTCGGGCGTGGCGGCGAATAATGTGGACGTGGAGAAGGATGAGCAAGGTCGCGTGATCAGTAGCGCGGCGATGCTGACCCGAAAGAACGTGGCGGCGCACAACGAGGGCGTTCCCGGCTACGGCTATGAGATGCTGATGATCGCCCGGGAAAAGGCGGAATGGCCGCTTTGGTTTCTGCAGTGGACCGCCAATGCGGAGATCCTCAACGATGCGGGCATACTGGAGCGGGTCAGTAAGCATGACGGCCTGACGGTGGAGGAGATTCAGGCTGGCGAATCCGAATTCATCAATGTTTTGATCGCAAAAGCCCAGCCTCCGCTGCCGTCAACAGGAAAGCTCTCCAATGGCAATATGGAAATCCTGATCGCCACCGTGATCACCGACGAGGAGATGCGCTGGTCCATGGAGCATGGTCGGCCAGCGCTACTACAAAGATTGATGAAGGCCGGCGTGGGGCAGGTGAGCGATCGTCATCGGGCGAGTGTGGTGTGAGCCCTCTTTTACGCATGATAGCTCAAAACCCTGCATACACTTTCGTTTTACTCCGCCTGTAATTCTGGTTGTTCAATCAGATATTCATAGAAAAGCGTGTCGGAATGGCTGGAGGCGAGATAGAAATTATTTTTCTCCAGCATTTTAAGTGAGGCGGCGTTGTCTCTGGCGACGCCGCAGCTTATTTTGGCGACGCCTTTGTTTTGCCCCGCCCAACCAATAATTCCTTCCATGAGTTCCGTACCAAGCCCTTGCGACCAATATGACTCGCCTAAAATGTAGCCCAGGCGCAATTCAGTGAGCGCCAAAGGAAGCGGGATCGAGTGGAGAAATACGAATCCGACGACGTCGGAAGACTTGATTTCCTTGACGACAAACACCGGCGACTCAGCTAATCGGTCGTCCAGCCATGATATGGCGTCCTGCCGATTGACGATGCGGCGCCAGTCATCAGGAGCAAAGCGCGTTGCGTTCGGTGTGAGAATCCTCTCGATATTGCGATAGAGGTCATCGCCGTCGCCAGTGGAGGTCACGCAGCGAAGGTTATACACATAAAGTCTTTGCGTTTTGAATCCACATCGGTACATAGCGGTATACGGCTCTCTGGTGTGGCGTTAATGGGGCGATATGGGAAAGCTATCTATCCTAGAGAATGGAAATGGGGCGCAGTAGAGCGGATATAGGCATTTAATCGGCGGATT is drawn from Hahella sp. KA22 and contains these coding sequences:
- a CDS encoding GNAT family N-acetyltransferase, which encodes MYNLRCVTSTGDGDDLYRNIERILTPNATRFAPDDWRRIVNRQDAISWLDDRLAESPVFVVKEIKSSDVVGFVFLHSIPLPLALTELRLGYILGESYWSQGLGTELMEGIIGWAGQNKGVAKISCGVARDNAASLKMLEKNNFYLASSHSDTLFYEYLIEQPELQAE
- a CDS encoding suppressor of fused domain protein, with translation MKSLFNKLAGLFSNRASESGQGSAPITQNESPQEQFWQKVYDERSEYYETHFGALPSEILKIGHMFGVWPGGGLYMIPANKLGEGMWVYTTFGFTNPDMPSGVAANNVDVEKDEQGRVISSAAMLTRKNVAAHNEGVPGYGYEMLMIAREKAEWPLWFLQWTANAEILNDAGILERVSKHDGLTVEEIQAGESEFINVLIAKAQPPLPSTGKLSNGNMEILIATVITDEEMRWSMEHGRPALLQRLMKAGVGQVSDRHRASVV